Sequence from the Streptomyces mobaraensis NBRC 13819 = DSM 40847 genome:
GCGCGGGGAGACGACGACGCCGAGGCCGGCGGCGACGAGGACGAGCTGGGTGTGGTGCTCGTCGGCCATGTGCGAGACGCGGGGTTCGATGCCCTGGGCACGGAGGGTGGCCAGCAGCCAGTCGTGGCAGAACTCGCCACTGGGCCAGGAGACCCACTCGTCGTCGGCGAAGTCCTCCAGGACGACGTCCGGGCGGTCGGCGAGCGGGTGCCCGGCGGGCACGGCGACGTCCACGGGGTCGTCCAGGATCCCGGCCTTGGACAGTCCGGCGGGCAGGGTCATCGGGCGGTTGGTCCAGTCGAGGACGATCGCCACGTCGAGGTCACCGCGGTCGATCCGCCGGACGGCCTCCTCGGGCCGCATCTCCTCGGTGGCCACGGTGAGTTGGGGGTGGTCGGCGCGGAGCCTGGTCAGGGCGGCCGGGAGCACGCCGCGGACGGCGGTGGGGAAGGCGCCGAGCAGCAGCCGGCCGACGGCCCGGCCCCGCTGCGCCTCCAGGTCCGACCGGGCGAGGGCGACCTGCGACAGGATGCGCTCCGCGTGGTCGGCGAGCAGCCGTCCGGCGTCGGTGAGGCGGATGCCGCGGCCCTGCCGGGCCAGCAGCCGCTCACCGGTCTCGCGTTCCAGCTTGGCCAGTTGCTGAGAGACGGCGGAGGTGGTCACCCGCAGTTCCGCGGCGGCGGCACTGACGGATCCGTACCGGGCGACGGCGTCCAGCGTGCGCAAACGCTCCAGGTTCAACATCTCAGCGATGCTACGCGAATGCGTGTACGATAATTTGCTTGTTCTAAGAGGTCCGGTCGGACATCTTGAGCCGCATGAGCACCGTCACCCCACGTCCCCCCACGGCCGCGCCCGCCCGCGACACCGACCCGTCCCCATCCCGCGCTTCCTCCCGCGCCTCCTCCCGCCCCTCCGCCCTCTCCGCCGTCGACTGGCGCGTCCGGTTCGGCGCGCTGGCCCTCGTCTGGGGCTTCAGCTTCCTGTTCATCCGGCTGGGGACCGACGGGTACGCCCCGCTCTTCGTCTCCCTGGGCCGCATGCTGTTCGGTACGGCGGTGCTCGCCGCGGCCCTGCTCGCCAAGCGGGAGCGGCTGCCCCGCGCGGCGCGGACCTGGGCGCACCTGACGGTGGCGGCGTTCCTCCTCAACGCGCTGCCCTTCTCCCTGTTCGCCTACTCCGAGCTGCGCATCCCCTCCTCGCTGGCCGGCATCTGCAACGCCACCACGCCCCTGTGGGGCATGGTGTTCTCCCTGGTGGCGCTGTCGGAGGACCGTCCGACCCGGCGCCGGTTCGCGGGGCTGCTCCTGGGCTTCGCGGGAGTGCTCGTGGTGCTGGGCGCCTGGAACGGGTTCTCCGGGCAGGACCCGTGGGGCACCGTCATGGCGCTGACGGCCTCGGCCAGTTACGCGATCGGCTGGATCTACGTGCGGCGCACGCTGTCCGGCACGGGCGACTCGCACCTGTCCCTGTCCACCGGCCAGCTGCTGGTGGGCACCGCGCAACTCGCCGTCGTCGCCCCGCTGGCCGCGCCCCTGCCGTCCGCCTTCCACCCGGTGTCGCTGCTGGCGATCGCCGCGCTCGGCGCGCTGGGCACCGGGATCGCCATGCTCGTCCAGTACGGGCTGGTGGCCGAGGTGGGCCCCACCACGGCGGCCCTGAGCACCTACTTCATCCCCGTGGTGGCGACGGCGGCCGGAGCCGCGCTGCTCGGCGAGGAGCTGACCTGGAACACCCCGGTCGGCGCCCTGATCGTGCTGGCCGGCGCGGCCTTGACCCAGTCCCGGGCCACCTCGCGGGACAGAGCCGCCCACCCCACCACGACAGCCACACAGGAGCGCGACGTCACGTAGCGCCGCCAGGACGGGCGCCCGACGCAGACGGCCACCCGCGCGACGGGGTGTACGACGCGCACCCGTAGCGCCTCGGTAACCGCGCCGGACCGCGACCGCACGAAGCCGTCCGACACGGGCGCTCGGCCAAGGCGGCCACCCGCTCCGCCAGGCACCGGGACGTACGAGCTGCACATCCCGCAGCGCCTCAACAGCCACGCAAGACCCCGACCGCACGAAGCCGTCCGACACGGGCGCCCGACGCAGACGACCACCCGAGCCGCCGTGGGCAGGAGCCGTACGGCGCGGCTGTCGAGGCGCTCCGACTGCCCGTACCGGCCGGGTCTGCCCCCTCAGCGTCCCGCGCGCTCGCCCGGCACCGCGTTCCCGCCCGGTCCGGCCCGGCCGCGGCTCTCCCCGCGATCCTCAACACAAGCAGCCCCCTCTCAGCCGTAACGCCCCGCCGCGACCGGCCCCGTAGCGGCCGCCAACGCGTCCGCGACCGGCTGTATGTCCTCCGGACCCAGGGCGGACACCGTGATCCGCACCCCGGGTGGCGAGGCGAGCCGGAAGCGGGCGCCGGGCGCCACCGCGTAGCCGGCGCTCAGCAACCGGGCCACGGCCCCCGTCTCGTCCGGCACCGGCAGCCAGACGTTCATTCCGCTGCGCCCGCGCGCCTCCAGGCCCCGCTCCCGCAGGGCGCGGACGAGCGCGTCGCGCCGGCGGCCGTACGCGGCGGCCGTCGCGACCGGGTCGACGGCCCCCGTCCGCCACAGATGGAGCACGGCATCCTGGAGGACGTGGCTCACCCAGCCGGGCCCGAGGCGCTGCCGCCCGCGCAGCCGGTCCACGGTCACGGCGTCGCCGGTGAGGACGGCGAGCCGGAGGTCGGGGCCGTACGCCTTGGCGACGGAGCGGACGAACGCCCAGTGCTCGGTGACCCCGCCGAGCGGCCGCGGGGGCGCGTCGACGATGCCGTGCCCGTGATCGTCCTCGACGAGCAGCACGCCGGGGTGGGCGGCGAGGACGGCTCGCAGCGCGCGGGCGCGGTCCGCGCCGACGAGAGCTCCGGTGGGGTTCTGCGCGCGGCCGGTGACGACCAGGGCCCGGGCGCCGCCCTCCAGGGCGCGGGCGACCGCCTCCGGCTCCGGACCGTCGTCGTCCACCGCGACGGGGACGGGCCGCAGGCCGAGAGCGGGGACAAGGTCGAGGAGGCTGCCCCAGCCCGGGTCCTCGACCGCGACGGCGTCGCCAGGGCGCAGATGGGCCGTCAGCACCCGCTCCAGCCCGTCGAGAGCGCCGGAGACCACCGCGACCGGCCCGTCCGGCACGCCGTCCGCGTCGAAGGCGGCGCGGGCCATCCGCTCCAGCCCGGTGTCGACCGGGGGTTCGCCGTAGAGCACCGGCGTCCGGGCCGACCGCTCGGCCGCCGCGGAGAGCGCGGCACCGAGCGGCGGCAGCAGCGCGGGGTCCGGATTGCCCGTCGCCGCGTCGCGCACCCCGTCCGGCACCTCCACCGCTATGAGCTCGCGGGGCGTGCTGGCCGGGCGGGGCCGCACCCTGCTGCCGCGC
This genomic interval carries:
- a CDS encoding DMT family transporter: MSTVTPRPPTAAPARDTDPSPSRASSRASSRPSALSAVDWRVRFGALALVWGFSFLFIRLGTDGYAPLFVSLGRMLFGTAVLAAALLAKRERLPRAARTWAHLTVAAFLLNALPFSLFAYSELRIPSSLAGICNATTPLWGMVFSLVALSEDRPTRRRFAGLLLGFAGVLVVLGAWNGFSGQDPWGTVMALTASASYAIGWIYVRRTLSGTGDSHLSLSTGQLLVGTAQLAVVAPLAAPLPSAFHPVSLLAIAALGALGTGIAMLVQYGLVAEVGPTTAALSTYFIPVVATAAGAALLGEELTWNTPVGALIVLAGAALTQSRATSRDRAAHPTTTATQERDVT
- a CDS encoding LysR family transcriptional regulator, with protein sequence MLNLERLRTLDAVARYGSVSAAAAELRVTTSAVSQQLAKLERETGERLLARQGRGIRLTDAGRLLADHAERILSQVALARSDLEAQRGRAVGRLLLGAFPTAVRGVLPAALTRLRADHPQLTVATEEMRPEEAVRRIDRGDLDVAIVLDWTNRPMTLPAGLSKAGILDDPVDVAVPAGHPLADRPDVVLEDFADDEWVSWPSGEFCHDWLLATLRAQGIEPRVSHMADEHHTQLVLVAAGLGVVVSPRLGRGPLPAGVRVVPVRQAMCRHVFAVWRADAGARPSVRATVDALCAAGRALADPEPAH
- a CDS encoding aminotransferase class I/II-fold pyridoxal phosphate-dependent enzyme, with translation MLGEYRITGRRAAEISESVERAVGDGRLPPGELLPPLRELAVELGVNHNTVASAYRILRDRGVIETAGRRGSRVRPRPASTPRELIAVEVPDGVRDAATGNPDPALLPPLGAALSAAAERSARTPVLYGEPPVDTGLERMARAAFDADGVPDGPVAVVSGALDGLERVLTAHLRPGDAVAVEDPGWGSLLDLVPALGLRPVPVAVDDDGPEPEAVARALEGGARALVVTGRAQNPTGALVGADRARALRAVLAAHPGVLLVEDDHGHGIVDAPPRPLGGVTEHWAFVRSVAKAYGPDLRLAVLTGDAVTVDRLRGRQRLGPGWVSHVLQDAVLHLWRTGAVDPVATAAAYGRRRDALVRALRERGLEARGRSGMNVWLPVPDETGAVARLLSAGYAVAPGARFRLASPPGVRITVSALGPEDIQPVADALAAATGPVAAGRYG